Part of the Streptomyces sp. f51 genome is shown below.
GGGACGGGCAGGTCCAGGTGGAGGACGTCCCTGCCGATCGGCGACCACAGCAGGATGGGGACCGAGAACAGCGCGGCGACGAGGAACCGGTTGCGCAGGTCGGCGACCATGCCGGCCATCGACATGCCGTCGTGCCCGTCGTGTCCTCCCGTCTCGTCCGGGGAGGGCGCGGGTGGACCGGGCTCGGCCATCGGGTCGCAGAGGTGCGAGGGGACGGACCGGCCCGCGCAGTGGTAGCCGCACTCCGTCACCCAGTGCCGCAGCTCGGCCAGGGACGTACGCCCGGGGTCGTAGACCACGGTCGCCGTCTGGGCCACCGGGTTGGTCTCGACATCGAGCACCCCCGGCCGCCGCCCGAGGACGCCGGTGACGGTGCTCTGCTGGGAGGCCCAGCGCAGTCCCCGGACGTCCAGCACGACGGTGCCGAGGTCCGTGGATGCCTCGGCGCGGCCGCCGTGCTCCGTCTCCTGGTCGTCCACGGCACCACTGTGGCGCAGCGGTTCCCGCTCCGGGGCCGATCCCGGGGCGGACACCGCGCGTTCCCACCGGATGACGCAGCGGCGCGGCGACCTCGACGCGGCCCGGGCCGCGGTTGCGTCCTTTCCGCGAGGTCGGCGACCGTCCGGGTTATCGCATATCGCATACATGGATCGGGTAGAGGTCTTCCGTCACCGACCCGAGTGAGGTAGCCCTTCCATGACGACTTCAGCATCTCGACGTCAGGCCCGGTCCGCCGACCCGCTTCCGGCCGGCGGGTCGGTCACGGACCGGCTCGTGACGGCCAATCGCGAGTACGCCGCCCGATTCGTGGACACCGGCAGGGACGCCCGTCCGGTCCAACGCGTGGCCGTCGTGGCCTGTATGGACGCCCGCATCGACCTCCACGCGGCGCTGGGACTCCAGTTGGGCGACTGCCACACCGTGCGCAACGCGGGCGGTGTCGTCACCGACGACACCATCCGCTCCCTGACGATCAGTCAGCGTGCCCTCGGGACCCGCAGCGTCATACTCATCCACCACACGGGCTGCGGCCTCCAGAGCATCACCGAGGAGTTCCGGCACGAGCTGGAGATGGAGGTCGGACAGCGGCCGGCCTGGGCGGTCGAGGCGTTCCGTGACGTCGACCAGGACGTACGGCAGTCGATGCAGCGGGTGCGTACGTCACCGTTCCTGCCGCACACCGACGACGTGCGCGGGTTCGTCTTCGACGTCACGACCGGGCTGCTGCGGGAGATCGACCCGCGGCTCTGAGCCGCCCGTCCCGATCCCTCGCCGCCGGGTGGCCGCGTCGTCGCCCCGCGGCGAAAGGGCGGCCCCGGCCGGAACGGTCCGTGCACGGCTCTGGTGCCCACGGGCATGCGCCCCGCATACTGTATGCAGTTCCCGTGGGGAGCTGTTCGCGAGGAGGGGGGCGCCCCGTGTCCTGTCGCACTTCTCTCTCGGTCGTCCTGGCCGAAGTCGTCGGGCTCGCGGCCGAACGGGCTTCGGGGGAAGGCCGGTTCCCCCGTGATGCCGTGTCGGCGCTGGGCCGTGCGGGGGTGCTCGGGCTGACGGTCGCCCGGGAGTTCGGCGGTGGTGGGTTCGGGCTCGCGGAGGCGGCCGACGTGGTCGCGCGGACCGCGCGGGTCTGCCCGGCGACGGCCGCCGTGCTCACGTCCCACTTCGCGGCGGTCGCCGCCGTCGAGTGGTGCGGGGGGTCCTGGGTGCGCGAGGAGATCACCGCCGGCCGGCACCTCGTCGGCCTCGCGCTCTCCGAGGACGGACCGTGCGGTCCCGGAGCGGGGGACCCGTACGGACCGTCCCGTTCGGCCGCGACGCGTTTCGCCGACGTGGTCGCCCTGCGGGGCCGCAAGCGTGAGGTGGTCGCGGCGGGGGAGGCCGACAGCTATCTCTGGTCCTCGCGACCGCTCGCCGGGCCGGACGGTCTGACGCTGTGGGTCGTTCCGGCGCAGGCCCGCGAACTCTTCGTCCCGGCCAGGCCCGACGGGGGAGGGCCCAGGGGCAGCGGGACCGCCACGCTGTACGCGGATCCGGTGCTCGTGCCCGCCGACGTGATGCTCGGGCGGGACGGCGGAGGGCGGGAGATCCTGCTGAGCCGGGTACGGCCGTGGCTGCTGGAGCTGGAAGCCGCCGCCGACAGCGCACTTCCCGGACCAGGCCTCGGAGTTGGACCTGGTCCCGGACGGGGACGCGGACGTGCCCCCGGAACGGGATCCGGCGGGCGGCGGGAGTGACGGGCTCGGTGCGGGAGACCCCTCGGTCAGTCCTGGCCCGTGCCGGCGGCGAGCTGCCTGCGGTAGAAGCCGGTGGTGCGCTCGGTGTGCTTGCGCATGACCTCGCCGGCGCGGTCGGCGTCGCCCTTGGCGATGGCCCTGATCAGCTGGGCGTGCTCGTTCCAGGCCTCCTTGCCGCGGGGCCGCGCGATCGGTGTGTAGTACCAGCGCACCTTCTGGCCGACGCCCGCGATCAGTCCGGTCAGCACGGCGTTGGCCGCGAGGGAGGTGATGAAGGCGTGCAGCGCGGTGTTGGCCTCGACCAGCCGCTCGGTGTCGCTCGCGGCCAGGGCGTCGACCCCCTCCCGGTGCAGCTCCCAGAGCCGCTCGACGTCCTCGGGCTTCGCCTGCCGGGCCGCGAGTTGGGCCGAGTACGTCTCCAGAACCGCACGGACGCCCAAGAGTTGGGCCGCCTCCTCCTCGGTGGGCGAGTGGACGAAGGCACCTTGGGCGGGACGCAGGTCGACCCAGCCGTCGGTCTGGAGTCGCTGCAACGCCTCGCGTACGGGCTGGCGGCTGACTCCGAGGTGTTCGGCGAGCTCGGCCTCCACGAGATGCTGGCCGGGCTTGAGGGAACCGCTGACGATCAGCTCCGTGAGGGCGTCGTACACCGCCTGCCGAAGCGGCGCCGGGCGGGTGACGCGCCGGGTGGCGGCGGCCGTCAGTGCCTCACGCATGGGAGCCCCGTTCCGCCACCGGGCCCATCGGGGCCGACGGCTCTGCCACGTGCCAGGCCGCCGAGCGGGTCGCCGACGGCCGCGTCAGCATACAGGTTTTCGTATGCAGGATGGGGAGTCGTGAGGAGATGGTCCCAGGTCGGCCGGGGTGCCGTCGGCGGACGAACTGCCCGCCCGGTCCGGTGCGCCGGAGGTCGATTCCCGTCCCGGAGGCGAGGGTCGAGGCACCAGACGCACGAGACGCACCAGACGCGCCGGACGCACCAGACGCGCCGGACGCACCAGACGCACGGGACGTACGAGAGGGGTCGCGCATGTTGTTCCGGCAGCTCGAGTACTTCGTGGCGGTGGCCAGGGAAAGGCACTTCGCGCGGGCCGCGCAGAGCTGTTACGTCTCGCAGCCCGCGCTGTCGGCCGCGATCGCCAAACTGGAGCGGGAACTGAACGTCACGCTCATCAACCGCGGGCACGCCTACCAGGGCCTCACGCCCGAGGGCCAGCGGCTCGTCGTGTGGGCGAAACGGATCCTCGCCGAGCAGGAGGCGTTCAAGACCGAGGTGGCCGCCGTGCGGTCGGGCGTCACGGGGACGCTCCGCCTCGGGACGGACCCCACGGCCTCGACGACCCCGGCGCTGCCCGTGGCCGCGTTCTGCGCGGCGCACCCGCGCGCCAGGGTCCAGGTCCGCTCCCGGCTGTCGACGGGCGAACTCCACCGCCGGCTCCGGGACTTCGAGCTCGACGCGGCCATCGCCCACTTCGGGCCCGGCGACCGGGAAGGCCTTCAGGTCGTCCCCCTGTACCGGGAGAGGTACGTGCTCCTGGTCGCCGAGGACCGGCCGGCGTCCCGGGACACCACCGTGACGTGGACGGAGGCGGCCCGGCTGCCGCTCGCCCTGCTGACCCCCGACATGGATGTCCGCCGGCTCATCGACGATGTCTTCGCCGAGAAGGGATGCGTGGTGACCCCGCAGGTGGAGACGGACTCCATCGCCGCGCTCTACGCGCACGTCGGCAGCGGTGACCGGGCCAGCGTCATTCCGCACACCTGGCTGCGCGCGATGCCGGTGAACGGCAGGATCCGCGCGTTGCCCCTGGTCGACCCGGAGGCCGGCGCCCAGATCTCGGTGGCGATCCACGCCGGGACCCCCGGCTCGGTCGCCGCGCGGGCCTTCCTGGACGCGGCGACGGGCCTGGGGCTGGACGAGGTCTTCGGACGGCCCCTGCCGCACGAACGGCCGGTGGCCCCCTCGCAGCCACGGCATTTCGAGACCTCCGCCCGCCCTTGATAGACGCCGTCTGTCGACCGGTCGCCGATGCGTCTTGGACGCGGGCGAACGCGCTGCCGATGGTGGAGGAACAGCCGTACGGACCGCCCAAGGAGGACCTCGGACCATGACCGCCCCCTCGACACCGGAGACCGCGGCGACCACCGACCCGCGGACCGAGCTCACCGACGGGTACCACCTGGTCGTCGACGCGCTGAGGATGAACGGCGTCGACACGGTCTACGGGGTCGTCGGTATTCCCGTCACCGATCTGGCCCGGCTCGCGCAGGCCCGGGGCATCCGCTACATCGGGTTCCGGCACGAGAGCAACGCGGGTCACGCGGCGGCCGCCGCCGGATTTCTCACCAAGAGGCCCGGCATCTGCCTGACCGTGTCCGCGCCGGGCTTCCTCAACGGTCTGGTCGCCCTGGCCAACGCCACCACCAACTGCTTTCCCATGGTGCAGATCTCCGGCTCGAGCGAGCGGCACCTGGTCGACCTCAGACAGGGCGACTACGAGGAGATGGACCAGCTCGCCGCCGCGCAGCCGTTCTGCAAGGCCGCCTACCGGGTGAGCCGCGTGGAGGACATCGGCCGGGGCATCGCCCGCGCCCTGCGCACCGCCGCCTCCGGCCGCCCCGGCGGGGTGTATCTCGACATCCCGGCCGCGGTGCTCGGCTCCGTCATGGACGCGGAGGCGGGTGCCAGGACGCTGAGCCGCCTCGTCGACCCCGCGCCGCGGCAGATCCCGGGACCCGAGGCGGTGGACCGTGCCGTCGAGCTGCTCGCGGGCGCCGAACGGCCGCTCCTCGTGCTCGGCAAGGGCGCCGCGTACGCACAGGCCGACGAACGCGTCCGCGAGTTCGTGGAGTCCACCGGCATCCCGTACATCCCGATGTCGATGGCCAAGGGCCTGCTCCCCGACGACCACCCGCAGTCGGCGGCCACCGCCCGTTCGCTCGCCCTGAAGAGGGCCGATGTCGTGATGCTCGTCGGCGCGCGCCTCAACTGGCTGCTCGGCCACGGCGAGGCACCGCAGTGGAACCCCGATGCACGGTTCGTCCAGGTCGACATCGAGGCCAGGGAGATGGACAGCAACCAGCCCATCGCGGCCCCGCTCGTCGGAGACGTCGAGTCGGTGCTGGAGGCCATCGCCGAGCGTGCCAAGCCCGGCCGGATCGCGGCCCCCGCGGCCTGGCGGGCGGAACTCGGTGCCCGGTCCGCGCACAACGTGGCGAGGATGGCGGAGCGGCTCGAGGCGGACCCGCATCCCATGCAGTTCATGGGCGCCCTGAAGGCCGTGCGCGATGTCGTGCGCGCTCGCCCGGAGACGTACGTCGTCAACGAGGGGGCGAACGCGCTGGACATCGCGCGCAACGTCATCGACATGCACGTACCGCGGCACCGCCTCGACAGCGGCACCTGGGGTGTCATGGGCATCGGGATGGGCTACGCGATCGCCGCCGCCGTCGAGAGCGGCGCCCCGGTCGTCGCCGTGGAGGGCGACAGCGCGTTCGGCTTCAGCGGTATGGAACTGGAGACGATCTGCCGGTACGGGCTGCCCGTCGTCACGGTCGTCCTGAACAACGGCGGTGTCTACCGGGGCGACGACGTCAATCCCCTGGGCGACGCGCCCGCCCCGACCACCCTGATGCTGACGGCCCGCCACGACCGGATGATCGAGGCGTTCGGCGGCAAGGGCTACCGCGCGACCACGCCCGCCGAGGTCACCGCCGCCCTCACCGAGGCGCTGGACTCCGGCGGCCCCGCGCTCGTCGACTGCGCCATCGACCCCTCCGCCGGAACCGAGAGCGGCCACATCGCCCACCTGAACCCGAAGGGGATCACGGCGGGCACCTTCGGGCCCGCCGGGAAGTGAGCGGCCAGGTCAGCCGGTTGCGCCGAAGCGGCCGCCCGTCGTCTCGCCGTCGTCCGTGAGCGCCGCGGCGACGCAGCGGAACACCCGGAGCCCCCGGCCCGTTGGGGCGCGGTCGGCGGTGGGACGTCCACGTCCCCGGGGGGTGTCATCCGAGCGGCCGTCCGGGCGCTCACTCCTCGTCGGTGAGGTCGGCGAAGACGTCGAGCAGGGTCGCCGCCACGCCCACGTCGTCCGTCAGGGGCCGGTCCCGCATGTCCGGGTCCAGCGCGGCCGCCGCGCGGGCGTAGGCGCGGCCCGCCGGAGTGCCGGGCGCCGGCGGAGTGCCCCGCTGTCGCAACGCCCGTACGGCCGCTACGAGTTCGCAGGCAAGGACGAGCCGGTACGCCTGCGCCGCCCGGAGTGACTTGCGGGCGGCCTGGGTCGCGAAGGTCGCCGCCTCCTCCAGACCCTGGGAGAGCACAACGTGCCCGAGCGCCGCCGGGGTGGCACAGGCCTGTATCTCGGCGAGGGCGGACGCGCAGCTGTACTCCAGGATCATGATGCCGGACCCCGCCGCGGAGCCGTCGGCCAAATAGGAGCGCAGGCCGGTCAGTTCGGGGCGGCCCAGGGCGGACAGCCGAGCCGCCGAGAGCCGGGCCGTGCCGAGCACGGCGAGGTCCAGCCGGTCGAGCGCGAGGGTGAGCGGCGCGGTGAAGAACCCGCCGTGATGCAGGGCGACGGGCGTGCCCGTGGTGTCGTCCCAGCCGATGAGGGGGTTCTCGGTGGCGGAGTTGAGATCGATGGACAGCACCCGTTCCAGGCCGGACCACGCCTGCATCGCGGGCCCGTGAGCCTGTGGGAAACAGCGGAAGCCGAACGGGTCCTGCACCCGAGCCGGTGCTCCGTCCGACGCCCCCGGCACGACCGCCCCGCCTCCGGCCTTCGCACCGAGCAGCAGGCGCACGCGTGCGGCCGCCGCCGCGATCGCCGGATGGGGATGGGCCGCGTGGACCTCGGGTGCGTACGGTTCGAGGGAGCCGTCCACCGCGCGCAGGGAGAGCGCGGCCACGAGGTGCGCAGCGGGATCCCGAGGTCGTGCCAGGCGAGCGCGGACTGCCCGAGCGTCAGGGCGTTGCTGCTCAGCAGGGCCAGCGTGTCCCCCCGTCGCAGTGGAAGGGGTTCGGGAACCGGCCGCCCGGTCGACGCTCCCTCGGGCGACCACGTGCCGTGGCCGAAGAGCGCGAGCCCCAGCCGGGCCAGGGCCGTCAGATCACCGGTGCCGACCGACCCGTACTCGGGGACCACGGGATGCACGCCCGCCCGCAGCGCCCGCGTCAGGGCCGTGGCGACCTCGGGGCCCAACCCCGAACCGGCGGCGAGGAGTTGGTTGGCGCGCACCAGCATCATCGCGCGGACCTGCCGGGCGGGCAGCGCCTCGCCCGTGCCGCCCGCGTGGCTCAGCAGCAGCCGCAGGTCGTGGCCGGGTCCGTCGTGGTCCTCGACGGAGAGTCCCCGGTGCGCGCCCACACCGGTGCTGCGTCCGTAGACCCGGGCGCCCTCGGCCGCCAGCCGGTCCGCCGCCGCCCGGGTGTGCTCCATCGCCTCAAGTGCCGCCGGACACAGGGCGGGCGGGGGCGCCCCGTCGGCGATCCGTGCCACCGTGGCGGCATCCAGACCCTGCCCGTCGAGGGCCGCGGCGGGCGGGGCGCTGCCCGCGGCCGGGTCCTCGGCGGCCGCGCCGGGGCCGAGGGGGACGGCGGTGGCCGTGCGGTCGAGCATGACGGACGTTCACTCCTCAGCCGTACGACGTTCCCGTCAGGAGGCCGGGCCGGGAGGAGGTCCTCCCGGCCCGCGGGCACCCGTCAGCCGGTCGCCGGCACCGGCGTCAGCTCAGTCCCGCCGAGGCCAGCCAGTTCTTGGCCACGTCCAGCGGGTCCTTGTTGCCGTTCTGCACGTCGCTGTTGAGCTTCACCAGGGTCTCGGTGTCGAGCTTCGCCGAGACGTCGTTGAGAACGGAAACCCCGGCCGCGGGCAGACCGCTCTTGTATGTCAGCGGAGTTACATTCTCGAATCCGAAGAGATTCTTGGTGTCCTGGAGCACGACAAACTTGTTCTTGCCGATTCCGGGGTCCGTGGTGAAGATATCCGCGGCCTGGATGCTGTTTCCCTTGAGCGCCGCCACGGTGAGCGGGCCGCCCGCGTCCAGTGCCTTGAAACTCTTGAAATCGAGGCCGTATACGGACTTCAGGCCCTTCAGGCCCTGCTGCCGGGTCTGGAACTCCGGCGAGCCGCCGACGACCAGGTCCTTCGCCACGCCGGACAGGTCGCTGATGCTCGACTTGGTCGTGAGGTTGTACTTCTTGGCCGTCGCCTCGTTGAGGGCGATCGCGTCCTTGTCCTCGGCCTTCGAGGGCTCCAGCAGGGAGAGCTTCGGGTCCAGCTTGGCCGATATGGCCTGGCTGGTCTCGTCGACGGACGCCGGGGTGGCCTTGGCGTCGAGGTAGGCGAGCAGCGCGCCGTTGTACTCCGGCAGGACCGTGATCGTGCCGTTCTTGATCAGGCCGTACGAGGTCTCGCGGCTGCCGATGTTCAGTTTGTAGGTGACTTTGATCCCCTTGGCCTTGAGGGCCTCGCCGTAGATGTCGGCGAGCAGGAAGCTCTCGGGGAAGTTGTTGGAACCGACCACGACCGTACCGGCCTTGGCGGCGTCGCCCTTCAACGGGTCCTTGCCGCTGGAGTCGTTGGAGGAGCCGCAGCCCGTGAGCGCGGAGGCGGCCACAACGAGCAAGGTGACAGCGGAGGTTGTGGAGGTACGCGTGCTTCTGGCGATGGTCACGTTGGTCATCCAGACTTGGCAATCGGTGGGGCGTTGGCGGCCGGTGAGCGCGGACGGCGGTCCCCACGATCCAATCGAGCCGCCTCAACTACCGTCAAGACACGAATAGATCACTGAAGGGGACCGTACAGCTTCAGCCCGTAGGCGCAACGTGACCGAAACGGGAGCGAACCAGGCGCCCTCGCGTGCCACTTTTCGGTTGATCATGGCCGTACTCTGACGGCAGCCGCTAGTGTTGGCCGCGTCGAGGGCCCCGTTCCACTTGCCGGCCCGATCGTGCTGCTCGTGACCATTGATCCATGCAGGCCTGCCATTGGGCTTCCAACGGGGAATGAAGTCAAGGAGGTTGGGTGCCCGCGCACAGAAAAGCCGCCTCGGGGCAGCCGTCCACTGCTCTCGGGACCGGCCGGACACCATCCCTGCTGGACCGCTGGCCTTTCCGCCGGAAACTGAATGTTCTGGTGATCGTGCCGCTCGCCGTCATCTCCGTGATGCTCGCCTATGTCGTGTCCGGCGAAATGGGCAAGGCCCGGTCCGCCGCCGACACCGCCCAACTCGTGCGCGACAGCGCGCAGGTGACGAAACTCATCGACGCCGTGCAGACCGAGCACCGGCAGGCGCTCCTGGTCTCCCTGCGCTACGAGGCCGCCGGTTCGGGCAAGTCCGCACCGGACACCGCCGAGTATCTGGCCGCGCAGGACCAGGTGGGCGCCCGTATCGAAGCGGTCAGGTCCGCGTACGGCGACCGGCTGCCCGACGGCGAGGCCGCCGCGCTCAAGGAGCTCGAAGGCCTCGACAGCCTGCGCAAGACCATCGAGCAGGGTCCCATCCCCGCCGACAACATCGACCCCGCCTACGGATCGGTGATCGAGGGGCTCATCGACGGACTCGGTCTCGGCCGCTCCGGCAGCGAGTCCTCCGCGTCCGCGGGCAATCTGCTCGACGCGCTGCTGCGCGCCGACACCGCCCACGCCTCCTTCGAGACCAGCGTCTTCGCCGCCCGTACCCGCGACTCCAACGCGCTCATCGAGTTCACCGGCGCGGTCGGCGACTACGACCAGTACACCTACCAGGCCGAGCGGTTCACCCGGTTCGCCGGCCCGGAGCAGGGCACCGACCTCGCCGAGATCGAGCACAGCCCGTACCAGAGCGTCATCACCCAGCACTGGGCCGCGCTCCAGGTCGACACCGGAGCCCTGGTCGCCGAGAACGCGACCCAGCTGCGGGCCGCGCTCGACGAGGCGCTGCGCGCCGGACCCACCTACGAGCGGCAGGCCGAGAACCGGCTGAAGATCGTGCAGTCGCTGATCGCCGGGATCGCGGGCAACGCCCAGTCCGCGTCGAACGCCGCCTGGTGGCGGGTGGTCTGGCTGGTCGCGGGAATCCTGGCCGCCTTCGCCGCCTGGCTGCTGTTCTCCGTGCTGACCCGGCGCTCCGTCGTCCGTACCGTGCGCACCCTCACGGCGGCGGCCCAGCACGTGGCGGGCGCCGCCAAGAACGAACTCGCCCGCGTCGCGGACGACGACGCCGACGACGCGAGCCCGCCACGGCTCGAGGCCGTGCCCGTGCCGGTGCGCGACGAGATCGGCGAACTGGCCGAAGCCTTCAACCAGGTTCAGGTCACCGCGAGCGCCCTGCTGGAACGCCAGGTCGTCAGCCGGCGCAACATCGCCGAGATGTTCGGCAACGTGGGCCGCCGCGTCAGCAATCTGACGGCACGTCAACTCGCGCTGATCGACTCGGTGGAGCGCGGGGAGACCGACCCCGAGGTGCTCGACCGGCTCTACCGCATCGACCACATCGCCGTGCGTCTCCAGCGCAACGCCGACAGCCTCATGCTGCTCGCCGGGATCAGCGAGACCGGTCTCAACACCGAGCCGATGAGGCTCAGCAACATCGTCCGTGCCGCGCTCGGCCAGATCGAGGGCTATCAGCGTGTCACCCCGCACGCCGAGGGCGATGTCATCGTCGTCCCCGACATCGT
Proteins encoded:
- a CDS encoding carbonic anhydrase, whose amino-acid sequence is MTTSASRRQARSADPLPAGGSVTDRLVTANREYAARFVDTGRDARPVQRVAVVACMDARIDLHAALGLQLGDCHTVRNAGGVVTDDTIRSLTISQRALGTRSVILIHHTGCGLQSITEEFRHELEMEVGQRPAWAVEAFRDVDQDVRQSMQRVRTSPFLPHTDDVRGFVFDVTTGLLREIDPRL
- a CDS encoding acyl-CoA dehydrogenase family protein encodes the protein MSCRTSLSVVLAEVVGLAAERASGEGRFPRDAVSALGRAGVLGLTVAREFGGGGFGLAEAADVVARTARVCPATAAVLTSHFAAVAAVEWCGGSWVREEITAGRHLVGLALSEDGPCGPGAGDPYGPSRSAATRFADVVALRGRKREVVAAGEADSYLWSSRPLAGPDGLTLWVVPAQARELFVPARPDGGGPRGSGTATLYADPVLVPADVMLGRDGGGREILLSRVRPWLLELEAAADSALPGPGLGVGPGPGRGRGRAPGTGSGGRRE
- a CDS encoding GntR family transcriptional regulator, with the translated sequence MREALTAAATRRVTRPAPLRQAVYDALTELIVSGSLKPGQHLVEAELAEHLGVSRQPVREALQRLQTDGWVDLRPAQGAFVHSPTEEEAAQLLGVRAVLETYSAQLAARQAKPEDVERLWELHREGVDALAASDTERLVEANTALHAFITSLAANAVLTGLIAGVGQKVRWYYTPIARPRGKEAWNEHAQLIRAIAKGDADRAGEVMRKHTERTTGFYRRQLAAGTGQD
- a CDS encoding LysR family transcriptional regulator, which translates into the protein MLFRQLEYFVAVARERHFARAAQSCYVSQPALSAAIAKLERELNVTLINRGHAYQGLTPEGQRLVVWAKRILAEQEAFKTEVAAVRSGVTGTLRLGTDPTASTTPALPVAAFCAAHPRARVQVRSRLSTGELHRRLRDFELDAAIAHFGPGDREGLQVVPLYRERYVLLVAEDRPASRDTTVTWTEAARLPLALLTPDMDVRRLIDDVFAEKGCVVTPQVETDSIAALYAHVGSGDRASVIPHTWLRAMPVNGRIRALPLVDPEAGAQISVAIHAGTPGSVAARAFLDAATGLGLDEVFGRPLPHERPVAPSQPRHFETSARP
- the oxc gene encoding oxalyl-CoA decarboxylase; the protein is MTAPSTPETAATTDPRTELTDGYHLVVDALRMNGVDTVYGVVGIPVTDLARLAQARGIRYIGFRHESNAGHAAAAAGFLTKRPGICLTVSAPGFLNGLVALANATTNCFPMVQISGSSERHLVDLRQGDYEEMDQLAAAQPFCKAAYRVSRVEDIGRGIARALRTAASGRPGGVYLDIPAAVLGSVMDAEAGARTLSRLVDPAPRQIPGPEAVDRAVELLAGAERPLLVLGKGAAYAQADERVREFVESTGIPYIPMSMAKGLLPDDHPQSAATARSLALKRADVVMLVGARLNWLLGHGEAPQWNPDARFVQVDIEAREMDSNQPIAAPLVGDVESVLEAIAERAKPGRIAAPAAWRAELGARSAHNVARMAERLEADPHPMQFMGALKAVRDVVRARPETYVVNEGANALDIARNVIDMHVPRHRLDSGTWGVMGIGMGYAIAAAVESGAPVVAVEGDSAFGFSGMELETICRYGLPVVTVVLNNGGVYRGDDVNPLGDAPAPTTLMLTARHDRMIEAFGGKGYRATTPAEVTAALTEALDSGGPALVDCAIDPSAGTESGHIAHLNPKGITAGTFGPAGK
- a CDS encoding aromatic amino acid lyase, with product MAALSLRAVDGSLEPYAPEVHAAHPHPAIAAAAARVRLLLGAKAGGGAVVPGASDGAPARVQDPFGFRCFPQAHGPAMQAWSGLERVLSIDLNSATENPLIGWDDTTGTPVALHHGGFFTAPLTLALDRLDLAVLGTARLSAARLSALGRPELTGLRSYLADGSAAGSGIMILEYSCASALAEIQACATPAALGHVVLSQGLEEAATFATQAARKSLRAAQAYRLVLACELVAAVRALRQRGTPPAPGTPAGRAYARAAAALDPDMRDRPLTDDVGVAATLLDVFADLTDEE
- a CDS encoding ABC transporter substrate-binding protein is translated as MTNVTIARSTRTSTTSAVTLLVVAASALTGCGSSNDSSGKDPLKGDAAKAGTVVVGSNNFPESFLLADIYGEALKAKGIKVTYKLNIGSRETSYGLIKNGTITVLPEYNGALLAYLDAKATPASVDETSQAISAKLDPKLSLLEPSKAEDKDAIALNEATAKKYNLTTKSSISDLSGVAKDLVVGGSPEFQTRQQGLKGLKSVYGLDFKSFKALDAGGPLTVAALKGNSIQAADIFTTDPGIGKNKFVVLQDTKNLFGFENVTPLTYKSGLPAAGVSVLNDVSAKLDTETLVKLNSDVQNGNKDPLDVAKNWLASAGLS
- a CDS encoding ATP-binding protein, whose protein sequence is MPAHRKAASGQPSTALGTGRTPSLLDRWPFRRKLNVLVIVPLAVISVMLAYVVSGEMGKARSAADTAQLVRDSAQVTKLIDAVQTEHRQALLVSLRYEAAGSGKSAPDTAEYLAAQDQVGARIEAVRSAYGDRLPDGEAAALKELEGLDSLRKTIEQGPIPADNIDPAYGSVIEGLIDGLGLGRSGSESSASAGNLLDALLRADTAHASFETSVFAARTRDSNALIEFTGAVGDYDQYTYQAERFTRFAGPEQGTDLAEIEHSPYQSVITQHWAALQVDTGALVAENATQLRAALDEALRAGPTYERQAENRLKIVQSLIAGIAGNAQSASNAAWWRVVWLVAGILAAFAAWLLFSVLTRRSVVRTVRTLTAAAQHVAGAAKNELARVADDDADDASPPRLEAVPVPVRDEIGELAEAFNQVQVTASALLERQVVSRRNIAEMFGNVGRRVSNLTARQLALIDSVERGETDPEVLDRLYRIDHIAVRLQRNADSLMLLAGISETGLNTEPMRLSNIVRAALGQIEGYQRVTPHAEGDVIVVPDIVGDLTLMLAELLENAVMFSPATSGVEVVLRPRHQGGGALVEIIDHGLGMSPERLDQENARLIRRERLDLAPTEVLGLFVVGGLSRRWGIEVALSRTPGGGVTATVAVPAVHLVSRDQGRAAERAPRIEPPVRRPGPSEPRKARVEAPPGPAGLPRRVPSWSRTAESPGHARRSETSDTGTERATTHGGARPGSGAEPAPTGPARSGDAGPLRRRVRGATLSAATASSRLPRPATEPPAHRRPPSWQPTDAEAARSEIDEFEAAVLRAERESAAEDHTTAVTRPGGGARGPAGTDPQSRRPSSPEGMST